One Scleropages formosus chromosome 8, fSclFor1.1, whole genome shotgun sequence DNA window includes the following coding sequences:
- the klhl32 gene encoding kelch-like protein 32, which yields MSAERGLVLKTDPGRKEQPIPNGSRVSGQDMLTGQRLCRSQSHQESVLAALNQQRKEGLFCDVTLIAGQQKFHAHKAVLASCSDYFRAMFSLCMVESEAQEVTLQGVTSEGLKQSLDFAYTGQIMLEPGVIQDVLSAGSHLQLLELLSLCSHYLIQELNSLNYLELYRLADLFHLPALEQAVVSFLVEHLSELEHSNQEEMLQLPYRLLREVLKSDKLTSLGEEQIWLLVVRWLEHDCRYQYMEDMLQCVRYGLMEVSVLHRLACCHPMVQASASAAALINEALEYHRGVFAQPLRQTARTRPRFRSLTLYVAGGKKREVCRVRELRFFNPADGEHAHLAGGSNWGELAPMSTGRSHHCAAVMGHFLFVAGGEVEHATGRTCAVRTACRYDPRCDKWVEIAPMKTCREHFVLGSLGQFLYAAGGRNELRQVLPTVERYCPKRNKWMFVQPFDRALSCHAGVVADGLLWVSGGVTNTAQYQNRLMAYDPVKDQWLTRCAMLQRRVYHVMAAVRRHLYVLGGNDLDFNNDRVLVRHIDSYNIDADQWTRCTFSLLTGQNESGVAVHNDRIYLVGGYSIWTNEPLSCIQVLDVSTEGKEEVFYGPTLPFASNGIATCFLPAPYNTCPNLQTLQVPHHRIGAV from the exons TGGGCAGGACATGTTGACCGGACAGAGACTGTGTCGATCACAGTCTCACCAGGAGTCTGTCCTCGCCGCTCTCAACCAGCAGAGGAAAGAAGGACTCTTCTGTGATGTCACCCTCATCGCTGGGCAGCAGAAGTTCCATGCCCACAAGGCGGTCTTGGCATCATGTAGCGACTATTTCCGA GCCATGTTCAGTCTTTGCATGGTGGAGAGTGAGGCACAGGAGGTCACCCTTCAGGGAGTTACCAGTGAGGGACTGAAGCAGTCACTGGACTTCGCATACACGGGACAG ATCATGCTTGAGCCAGGTGTGATCCAGGATGTTCTGTCTGCAGGAAGCCACCTTCAGCTGCTGGAGTTGCTCAGCCTTTGCTCCCACTACCTCATCCAG gaGCTGAACAGCCTGAACTACCTGGAGCTGTACCGTCTAGCAGACCTCTTCCACCTGCCGGCCTTGGAACAAGCTGTGGTGAGCTTCCTGGTGGAGCACCTGTCTGAGCTGGAGCACTCGAACCAGGAGGAGATGCTGCAGCTGCCCTATCGCCTGTTGAGGGAGGTGCTGAAGAGCGACAAACTGACATCGCTCGGCGAAGAGCAGATCTGGCTG CTGGTGGTGCGCTGGTTGGAGCACGATTGCCGGTACCAGTACATGGAGGACATGCTCCAGTGCGTTCGCTACGGCCTCATGGAGGTGTCCGTGCTGCACCGCCTGGCGTGCTGCCACCCGATGGTCCAGGCCAGTGCTTCGGCCGCCGCGCTCATCAACGAGGCTCTCGAGTACCACCGCGGTGTCTTCGCACAGCCTCTGCGCCAGACAGCGCGCACGCGGCCCCGCTTCCGCTCGCTCACGTTGTACGTGGCCGGCGGCAAGAAGCGCGAGGTGTGCCGGGTGCGAGAGCTGCGCTTCTTCAACCCCGCGGATGGGGAGCACGCGCATCTTGCCGGCGGCTCCAACTGGGGCGAGCTAGCGCCCATGTCCACCGGGCGCAGCCACCACTGCGCTGCTGTCATGggtcacttcctgtttgtggCAGGTGGAGAGGTGGAGCACGCCACGGGCAGGACTTGCGCCGTGCGCACCGCCTGCCGCTATGACCCGCGCTGCGACAAATGGGTGGAGATCGCACCCATGAAGACGTGCCGGGAGCACTTTGTGTTGGGCTCCCTCGGTCAGTTCCTGTACGCTGCCGGCGGCCGCAACGAGCTCAGGCAGGTGCTGCCCACTGTGGAGCGCTACTGCCCCAAGAGGAACAAGTGGATGTTTGTCCAGCCCTTCGACCGAGCGCTGTCCTGCCATGCCGGCGTCGTAGCGGATGGCCTGCTTTGGGTTTCAG GTGGTGTTACAAACACTGCCCAGTACCAAAACAGGCTCATGGCATACGACCCAGTCAAG GACCAGTGGCTCACCCGTTGTGCCATGCTGCAGAGGAGAGTGTACCATGTGATGGCTGCTGTGCGGCGCCACCTGTATGTGCTGGGTGGAAATGACCTCGATTTCAACAACGACAGGGTCCTCGTCCGACACATAGACTCTTACAACATAGATGCTGACCAGTGGACACGCTGCACCTTCAGCCTGCTTACAG GGCAAAATGAGTCAGGAGTGGCTGTTCATAATGACAGGATTTATCTTGTCGGTGGATATTCCATCTGGACTAATGAGCCCCTGTCTTGTATTCAG GTCCTTGATGTCAGCACAGAAGGGAAAGAGGAAGTGTTCTATGGGCCAACGCTCCCTTTTGCATCCAATGGAATAGCGACATGTTTTCTTCCTGCCCCCTACAACACCTGCCCCAATCTACAGACACTGCAGGTACCCCATCACCGAATTGGAGCTGTGTAG
- the mms22l gene encoding protein MMS22-like translates to MEGDFSESLTPPVSPSIVETQCDRGMPRPPSFSCVSDLGQRTLHGYVGSGALKRLLLRLDPAPADYETDTVDLFGFSWVTETALVESTTLLFNLFRQTFLKLENLVKSSSHDIGHAVSNHFQAEELRQQCVLFLQYVKVYVSRYFAPPRGLEENSRHPYVALEEQFPSALLEQLFGITLLFGRLRDLPSNLQACLSLQHQGTRLPPAWHLLHLHLDVHWTVLELLHLLEEKMLGQVVYAQPLVNLTGENLTNVSLFEEHLGNLLMDLVGLAMTQYSKVRPTEALTTPHYHCTCTKELWVLLIHLLEHRSRVLHTQSFWSYMNTLLRTVLNGAQQGKVQEGHPTHCKDPLGFTWWLVTHLADLGQSSSNGTHQDEKLKDNWSFIGELLKATYSQGTLQEEQLRMQLHCCLSLCLLWDSSISMVTTLWEYYSKNLNALFTVPWLAVSELSSVGRTPLSLLEQARSCCSLASRNPSLLRSTGYMQLYRSANSFQIFLRILAVHLSQGSGDGAPWRQIKGRVYSKFHQRRMLELSEGGLMNFLLLFLVLARMAEPEDVCVRACELLASRPSSSLSISQRMLLCRGQLAFVLLFQERGLDVAALADRLGTAFTQVAREFYLKTTEATRKLALWPLLGAYIEGVQEVLESSAHLHLSEEKLLNEGFGLLLPACRQSELNSALGFLQSALAQLRRAYHCSIQTGQATSPLPSMTKECHLAVAAALWANFFPFLRSLRLSLTPPPQLADCAAGFSLLALDLPGSAPQDLQPFPTLSIMQCFGWDEMLHPLVVTRYLTHTLHNSALVSSVSSSSGSAQALSVRAWVRCVLQQHAHRGTDGSDSRPDRMISDHLTELTRLVFRLPEVESLLQKARLQSSVRQEPEPALRVFIKAVGFVYRDLQSLSERSTMVSQALDYIGDVLKHIKPYLANKSPSEGLQLAYRTVGYLVKQWSSLLATSKAQQLLFRIVDVLLLPHALFQQDKSLPSSVLCAVRDSLPLYLQGLSEAAGVSQTQGAYLKQQLRSITAHYLDRFLSATPTTGTISNHPILLAVCGASSGQKGAVLRSTVIQVLSENIAQSKSHGSSSRLASLLAFFVELLKRTSEPDPALVTLALPALLRCLLLATEPQVRKLNTDALQLLTERSTASHVEGSRDHISAALKCFVEDNIGLYEHQVYGVLEVVSVLDRSVVEGLIPMLSLSLRNTECKRGLGRNTILRNAYKKLLSNLGETGHAEIIRLDED, encoded by the exons ATGGAGGGTGACTTCAGCGAGTCCCTCACTCCTCCAGTGTCTCCCTCCATTGTGGAGACGCAGTGTGACAGAGGGATGCCTCGGCCGCCCTCTTTCTCCTGTGTTTCTGATCTTGGCCAGCGGACCCTCCATGGTTACGTTGGCAGCGGGGCCTTGAAGAG GTTGTTGCTCCGGCTGGATCCTGCACCTGCGGATTATGAGACGGACACAGTGGACCTGTTTGGCTTCTCCTGGGTCACAGAGACTGCGTTGGTGGAGTCCACCACGCTCTTGTTTAACCTCTTCAG ACAAACTTTTCTGAAGCTGGAGAACCTGGTAAAGTCCAGCTCGCATGACATTG GACATGCGGTCAGTAATCATTTTCAGGCTGAGGAGCTGCGACAGCAGTGTGTTCTCTTTCTTCAGTATGTGAAGGTCTATGTTTCAAG ATACTTTGCACCTCCCCGAGGACTTGAGGAGAACAGCAGACACCCCTACGTAGCCCTGGAAGAACAGTTCCCATCTGCCCTGCTGGAGCAGCTCTTTGGGATCACACTACTGTTCGGTCGACTCCGTGACCTACCCTCAAACCTGCAGGCCTGCCTGTCCCTGCAGCACCAGGGCACACGACTGCCCCCAGCTTGGCACTTGCTGCACTTGCATCTGGATGTTCACTGGACCGTGCTGGAGCTCCTGCACCTCCTGGAGGAGAAAATGCTGG GCCAAGTGGTGTACGCGCAGCCGCTAGTGAATCTGACGGGAGAGAACCTCACCAACGTCAGTTTGTTTGAAGAGCATCTTGGCAACCTGCTTATGGATCTCGTTGGTCTCGCCATGACCCAGTACAGCAAG GTGAGACCTACGGAGGCCTTGACAACTCCTCACTACCACTGTACCTGTACCAAGGAGCTGTGGGTCCTGCTTATACACCTGCTCGAGCACAGGAGTAGAGTACTTCACACCCAG TCTTTTTGGAGCTACATGAATACTCTGCTGAGGACTGTGCTGAATGGGGCACAACAAGGAAAGGTGCAAGAAGGACACCCTACTCATTGCAAGGACCCCTTGGGCTTCACCTGGTGGCTTGTGACACACCTAGCAGACCTGGGACAGTCGAGCAGTAATGGGACCCACCAAGATGAG AAACTGAAAGATAACTGGAGTTTTATTGGAGAACTGTTGAAGGCCACCTACTCTCAG GGTACACTGCAAGAGGAGCAACTCAGAATGCAGCTTCACTGCTGCTTGAGTCTCTGTCTCCTGTGGGACTCCAGCATTTCCATGGTTACTACACTTTgggagtactacagcaagaaccTG AATGCCTTGTTCACGGTGCCCTGGCTGGCCGTGTCTGAGCTGAGCAGTGTGGGCCGCACACCCCTGTCTCTGCTGGAACAGGCAcgcagctgctgcagcctggCATCCCGCAACCCTAGCCTACTTCGCTCCACTGGCTACATGCAGCTGTACCGCTCTGCCAACTCCTTCCAGATTTTCTTGCGCATTCTTGCCGTGCACTTGTCCCAGGGCAGTGGGGATGGTGCCCCCTGGAGGCAGATTAAGGGAAG AGTGTACTCCAAGTTCCACCAGAGGCGCATGCTGGAACTGTCAGAAGGTGGCCTCATGAACTTCCTGCTCCTCTTCTTAGTTCTGGCACGCATGGCTGAGCCGGAGGACGTTTGTGTGCGGGCATGCGAACTGCTGGCTTCACGTCCGTCCAGCTCCCTGTCGATCAGTCAGCGCATGCTGCTGTGTAGGGGGCAACTCGCCTTTGTGCTGCTCTTCCAAGAGCGTGGGCTAGATGTCGCGGCATTGGCCGACCGACTGGGCACAGCCTTCACTCAGGTGGCCCGCGAGTTCTACCTGAAAACCACAGAGGCGACACGCAAGCTGGCGCTGTGGCCTCTGCTGGGGGCTTACATCGAGGGAGTGCAAGAGGTACTGGAGAGCAGTGCCCACCTCCACCTGTCTGAGGAGAAGCTCCTCAACGAAGGTTTTGGCTtgctgctgcctgcctgccgcCAGTCGGAACTCAACTCTGCCCTCGGCTTCCTGCAGAGCGCCCTTGCCCAGCTGCG gaggGCTTACCACTGCTCCATACAGACTGGTCAAGCCACATCTCCTCTGCCCAGCATGACTAAGGAGTGCCACCTAGCTGTGGCAGCAGCACTCTGGGCTAACTTCTTCCCCTTCCTGCGCAGCCTGCGCTTGTCTCTGACCCCCCCACCACAGCTGGCTGACTGCGCTGCAG GATTCTCATTGCTGGCTTTGGACCTGCCAGGCTCTGCCCCTCAGGACCTGCAGCCCTTCCCTACTCTGTCCATCATGCAATGCTTTGGCTGGGATGAAATGCTGCACCCTTTAGTGGTGACACGCTACCTCACACATACCCTCCACAACAG TGCCCTGGTGTCTTCGGTGAGTTCCAGTTCTGGTTCTGCTCAGGCTCTTTCTGTGCGGGCCTGGGTGCGATGTGTTCTTCAGCAGCACGCTCACAGGGGCACTGATGGCTCTGACAGCAGACCAG ACAGGATGATCAGTGACCACTTGACTGAGCTCACCAGGCTGGTCTTCAGGCTACCAGAGGTCGAGTCTCTCCTGCAGAAGGCAAGGCTGCAGTCTTCAGTCAGACAGGAGCCAGAACCAGCCTTGAGGGTCTTTATTAAG GCTGTGGGCTTTGTCTACCGTGACCTCCAGAGCCTGAGTGAGCGCTCCACCATGGTTTCCCAAGCCCTGGATTACATCGGTGATGTTCTCAAGCACATCAAGCCCTACCTGGCAAACAAGAGTCCATCTGAAGGGCTTCAATTAGCATACCGTACCGTGG gGTACCTGGTGAAGCAGTGGAGCTCCCTGCTAGCCACCTCCAAGGCGCAGCAGCTGCTCTTCCGAATTGTCGACGTGCTGCTGCTTCCACATGCCCTGTTCCAGCAAGATAAGAGCCTTCCCAgctctgtgctctgtgctgtgaGGGATAGCCTGCCCCTCTACCTACAG GGCCTGTCAGAGGCAGCGGGTGTGTCCCAGACACAGGGCGCATACCTGAAGCAGCAGCTCCGCAGCATTACTGCCCACTACTTGGACCGTTTCCTCTCAGCCACTCCCACCACAGGCACCATCAGCAATCACCCTATCCTGTTAGCAGTGTGCGGGGCTTCATCGGGCCAGAAGGGGGCAGTACTGAGGAGTACCGTCATACAAGTGCTTAG TGAAAATATAGCGCAGTCTAAAAGCCATGGTTCCTCTTCTCGACTTGCATCGCTTCTGGCTTTTTTTGTGGAGCTGCTGAAACGGACCAGTGAGCCGGACCCAGCTCTGGTTACCCTGGCTCTGCCGGCTTTACTTCGTTGCCTCTTACTGGCCACCGAACCACAGG TAAGGAAGCTGAACACAGATGCCTTACAGCTGCTGACAGAGCGAAGTACAGCCTCACATGTAGAAGGATCACGTGACCACATCTCAGCTGCTTTGAA GTGCTTTGTTGAGGACAACATTGGCCTGTATGAGCACCAGGTGTACGGCGTTCTGGAGGTGGTGTCTGTTTTGGACCGCTCTGTCGTTGAAGGGCTCATTCCCATGCTATCACTCAGCCTGAGGAACACAGAGTGCAAGCGAGGCCTTGGAAGGAACACGATACTGAG GAATGCATACAAAAAACTGCTGTCTAATTTGGGGGAGACTGGACATGCCGAGATAATTCGTTTGGATGAGGACTGA